The following coding sequences lie in one Isoptericola variabilis 225 genomic window:
- the rimI gene encoding ribosomal protein S18-alanine N-acetyltransferase has product MSEQPRFRLRPLRSADFDRVLELERVLFGAGAWTYGMLADELAGLGRWYVVAELAGPEAMRYGAGRRPVIGYAGLWFDGDVAQVMTIGVDPEYQRLGVGRELLRALVDRSRQLGASAVLLEVRVDNEPALALYRAFGFEQIGLRRRYYQPEDKDAYTMRLDLSASGHGRPGPDAPQGDAA; this is encoded by the coding sequence GTGAGCGAGCAGCCGCGCTTCCGCCTGCGCCCGCTGCGGAGCGCGGACTTCGACCGGGTCCTCGAGCTCGAGCGGGTCCTCTTCGGGGCGGGCGCATGGACCTACGGCATGCTCGCGGACGAGCTCGCCGGGCTCGGTCGCTGGTACGTCGTCGCCGAGCTCGCGGGACCCGAGGCCATGCGATACGGCGCGGGGCGCCGCCCGGTCATCGGCTACGCCGGCCTCTGGTTCGACGGCGACGTCGCCCAGGTCATGACGATCGGCGTCGACCCCGAGTACCAGCGCCTCGGCGTCGGGCGCGAGCTGCTGCGCGCGCTCGTGGACCGCTCGCGCCAGCTCGGCGCGAGCGCGGTGCTGCTCGAGGTGCGGGTCGACAACGAGCCGGCCCTGGCGCTGTACCGGGCGTTCGGCTTCGAGCAGATCGGCCTGCGCAGGCGCTACTACCAGCCCGAGGACAAGGACGCGTACACGATGCGCCTCGACCTGTCGGCCTCCGGGCACGGTCGGCCCGGGCCCGACGCACCCCAGGGGGACGCGGCATGA
- a CDS encoding sulfurtransferase yields the protein MSTPRDEILVDVGHLAADLHLGDGPDPAEGAPVLLDVRWALGVSDGHRQYLAGHLPSAVYVDLETELSASPSPALGRHPLPSAASFQEAARRWGVRSGSRVVVYDAVSGTSAARAWWLLRYFGHREVRILDGGLAAWERAGLPLEVGEVTHARGDLVARPGHMPVIEADEAAELPGYGVLLDARAAERYRGEVEPVDPRAGHVPGALCAPTTDNLSDDGRFLGDDALRERFSELGVEPGAPVGVYCGSGVTAAHEVAALATLGVGAALYPGSWSQWSNDPGRPVATGARP from the coding sequence ATGAGCACACCACGCGACGAGATCCTGGTCGACGTCGGGCACCTCGCGGCCGACCTGCACCTCGGCGACGGGCCCGACCCGGCGGAGGGGGCGCCCGTGCTGCTCGACGTGCGGTGGGCGCTCGGGGTGTCCGACGGGCACAGGCAGTACCTCGCGGGCCACCTGCCGAGCGCGGTCTACGTCGACCTCGAGACCGAGCTGTCCGCGTCGCCCTCGCCAGCGCTCGGGCGCCACCCGCTGCCGTCCGCCGCGTCCTTCCAGGAGGCCGCGCGGCGCTGGGGCGTGCGCTCGGGCTCGCGCGTCGTCGTCTACGACGCGGTCTCCGGCACGTCGGCCGCGCGCGCGTGGTGGTTGCTGCGGTACTTCGGGCACCGCGAGGTGCGCATCCTCGACGGCGGCCTCGCGGCCTGGGAGCGCGCGGGCCTGCCGCTCGAGGTCGGTGAGGTGACGCACGCGCGCGGTGACCTCGTCGCCCGGCCGGGCCACATGCCGGTGATCGAGGCCGACGAGGCGGCCGAGCTGCCCGGGTACGGCGTGCTGCTCGACGCGCGCGCGGCCGAGCGGTACCGCGGAGAGGTGGAGCCGGTCGACCCGCGCGCGGGCCACGTGCCGGGGGCGCTGTGCGCGCCGACCACGGACAACCTGTCCGACGACGGACGCTTCCTCGGCGACGACGCCCTGCGCGAGCGCTTCAGCGAGCTCGGCGTGGAGCCGGGGGCCCCGGTCGGGGTGTACTGCGGCTCGGGCGTGACCGCGGCGCACGAGGTCGCGGCGCTCGCGACCCTCGGCGTCGGGGCCGCGCTCTACCCGGGCTCGTGGTCGCAGTGGTCCAACGACCCGGGCCGCCCCGTCGCGACGGGCGCCCGCCCGTAG
- a CDS encoding malonic semialdehyde reductase → MTTLIETAPLAIAEEAADVIFRTARTTSRWTDAEVTDAQLEAAWDLAKMGPTAMNTLPLRILVVRSPEAKARLVAHMADGNKAKVEAAPVSLVLAADPAFHEHLDTLFPAYPGIREQLAPAVETREQMAHANAHLQAGYLIVALRAVGLAAGPMNGMDAAGVDREFFAETGWRSFLIVNVGVADGEGSPYPRNPRLSFDQVARTV, encoded by the coding sequence ATGACGACCCTGATCGAGACCGCGCCCCTCGCCATCGCCGAGGAGGCCGCCGACGTCATCTTCCGCACCGCCCGCACGACGTCGCGGTGGACCGACGCCGAGGTCACCGACGCGCAGCTCGAGGCCGCGTGGGACCTGGCCAAGATGGGCCCGACCGCGATGAACACGCTGCCCCTGCGCATCCTCGTCGTGCGATCGCCCGAGGCCAAGGCCCGCCTCGTGGCCCACATGGCCGACGGCAACAAGGCCAAGGTCGAGGCCGCCCCGGTCTCCCTCGTGCTCGCGGCGGACCCCGCGTTCCACGAGCACCTCGACACCCTCTTCCCCGCGTACCCGGGCATCCGCGAGCAGCTCGCGCCCGCCGTCGAGACCCGTGAGCAGATGGCCCACGCCAACGCGCACCTGCAGGCGGGCTACCTCATCGTCGCGCTGCGCGCCGTCGGGCTGGCCGCCGGCCCGATGAACGGCATGGACGCCGCGGGCGTCGACCGCGAGTTCTTCGCCGAGACGGGCTGGAGGTCGTTCCTGATCGTCAACGTCGGCGTGGCCGACGGCGAGGGCTCGCCGTACCCGCGCAACCCGCGCCTGTCGTTCGACCAGGTCGCGCGCACGGTCTGA
- the tsaD gene encoding tRNA (adenosine(37)-N6)-threonylcarbamoyltransferase complex transferase subunit TsaD: MADPTGGDPLVLGIETSCDETGVALVRGDELLFDAVASSMDEHARYGGIIPEVASRAHLEAMVPTIRRALGEADVDLSEVDAIAVTAGPGLVGPLTIGASAAKALSIGLGKPLYGINHVIGHAAVNQLVDGPFTERSMALVVSGGHSSLLLVDDIATDVTELGSTLDDAAGEAFDKVGRLLGLPYPGGPHVDRLAREGDPEAIRFPRGLTAPKDQEKHAYDFSFSGLKTAVARWVESCVDAGREVPVADVAASFAEAVADVLTAKTIAACRQHDVGTLVIGGGFSANSQLREMAAKRCAEAGIELRIPPIRLCTDNGAMVAALGSAVVRAGLPPSDLDIPVDSSMPLTTITV; the protein is encoded by the coding sequence ATGGCTGATCCGACCGGCGGGGACCCTCTGGTCCTCGGCATCGAGACCTCGTGCGACGAGACGGGCGTCGCGCTCGTCCGCGGCGACGAGCTGCTGTTCGACGCCGTCGCATCCTCCATGGACGAGCACGCGCGCTACGGCGGGATCATCCCCGAGGTGGCGAGCCGCGCCCACCTCGAGGCGATGGTCCCCACGATCCGCAGGGCCCTGGGCGAGGCGGACGTCGACCTCTCCGAGGTCGACGCGATCGCCGTCACGGCCGGCCCGGGCCTCGTCGGGCCGCTGACCATCGGCGCGTCCGCGGCCAAGGCGCTGTCGATCGGGCTCGGCAAGCCGCTCTACGGGATCAACCACGTCATCGGGCACGCGGCGGTCAACCAGCTCGTCGACGGTCCCTTCACCGAGCGCAGCATGGCGCTCGTCGTCTCGGGCGGGCACAGCTCGCTGCTGCTCGTCGACGACATCGCGACCGACGTCACCGAGCTCGGCTCGACCCTCGACGACGCGGCGGGCGAGGCGTTCGACAAGGTCGGGCGCCTGCTCGGGCTGCCGTACCCCGGCGGCCCGCACGTCGACCGTCTCGCGCGCGAGGGCGACCCCGAGGCGATCCGGTTCCCCCGTGGCCTCACCGCGCCGAAGGACCAGGAGAAGCACGCGTACGACTTCTCGTTCTCCGGGCTCAAGACGGCGGTGGCCCGGTGGGTCGAGTCGTGCGTCGACGCCGGGCGCGAGGTTCCCGTCGCCGACGTCGCGGCCTCGTTCGCCGAGGCCGTCGCCGACGTGCTCACCGCGAAGACGATCGCGGCCTGCCGCCAGCACGACGTCGGCACCCTCGTCATCGGCGGCGGTTTCTCCGCGAACAGCCAGCTGCGCGAGATGGCGGCCAAGCGCTGCGCCGAGGCGGGGATCGAGCTGCGCATCCCGCCCATCCGCCTGTGCACGGACAACGGTGCGATGGTCGCCGCGCTCGGGTCCGCCGTCGTGCGCGCCGGGCTGCCGCCGTCGGACCTCGACATCCCCGTCGACTCCTCCATGCCGCTGACGACGATCACCGTCTGA
- a CDS encoding glutamate--cysteine ligase: MVLEFARSERSTVGLEWELALVDADSGNLRQVAPAVIDALGAELQEGRVKPEFLRNTIEVISDVYRTVGEAVEDLEEGIAAIRAVTDPMRVELMCAGTHPFAHWSQQKVTDKRRYTTILDRAQVWGRQMLIYGVHMHVGVEDRDKVLPIVNAMLVYVPHLQALSASSPFFGADDTGYASMRALLFQQLPTAGLPYQFRTWAELERYVDDMLRTGVIDEFNEVRWDVRPAPRFGTVEVRVCDGVSNARELGALSALVHCLVEHLSTRIDAGETLPTMPPWYVHENKWRAARYGMDAIIILDDEGREELVTDAVERLLGELEPVAERLGCATELGHVREIVRTGASYQRQRAVAAAHGGGADGLEAVVASLVAELRAGHPLPAPAR, translated from the coding sequence ATGGTGCTGGAGTTCGCCCGGTCGGAGCGCTCGACGGTGGGCCTCGAGTGGGAGCTCGCGCTCGTCGACGCCGACTCGGGCAACCTGCGCCAGGTGGCACCCGCCGTCATCGACGCGCTCGGCGCCGAGCTGCAGGAGGGCCGGGTCAAGCCGGAGTTCCTGCGCAACACGATCGAGGTCATCAGCGACGTGTACCGGACGGTCGGCGAGGCGGTCGAGGACCTCGAGGAGGGCATCGCCGCGATCCGCGCCGTGACCGACCCCATGCGCGTCGAGCTCATGTGCGCGGGCACCCACCCGTTCGCGCACTGGTCGCAGCAGAAGGTGACGGACAAGCGGCGCTACACGACGATCCTCGACCGGGCGCAGGTCTGGGGCCGGCAGATGCTCATCTACGGCGTCCACATGCACGTCGGCGTCGAGGACCGCGACAAGGTGCTCCCGATCGTCAACGCGATGCTCGTCTACGTGCCGCACCTGCAGGCGCTGTCGGCGTCGTCGCCGTTCTTCGGCGCGGACGACACCGGCTACGCGTCGATGCGCGCGCTGCTCTTCCAGCAGTTGCCGACCGCCGGGCTGCCGTACCAGTTCCGCACCTGGGCCGAGCTCGAGCGCTACGTCGACGACATGCTGCGCACGGGCGTCATCGACGAGTTCAACGAGGTGCGCTGGGACGTGCGGCCCGCGCCGCGCTTCGGCACGGTCGAGGTGCGGGTGTGCGACGGCGTGTCGAACGCGCGCGAGCTCGGCGCCCTCTCGGCGCTCGTGCACTGCCTGGTCGAGCACCTGTCGACCCGGATCGACGCCGGCGAGACGCTACCCACCATGCCCCCGTGGTACGTGCACGAGAACAAGTGGCGCGCCGCCCGCTACGGCATGGACGCGATCATCATCCTCGACGACGAGGGTCGCGAGGAGCTCGTGACCGACGCCGTCGAGCGCCTCCTGGGCGAGCTCGAGCCCGTCGCCGAGCGGCTCGGGTGCGCGACCGAGCTCGGTCACGTGCGCGAGATCGTGCGCACCGGCGCGTCCTACCAGCGCCAGCGCGCGGTGGCCGCCGCGCACGGCGGCGGCGCCGACGGGCTCGAGGCGGTCGTCGCCTCGCTCGTCGCCGAGCTGCGTGCCGGCCACCCGCTCCCCGCCCCCGCGAGGTAG